In Saccharomyces cerevisiae S288C chromosome XV, complete sequence, the following proteins share a genomic window:
- the ABP140 gene encoding tRNA(Thr) (cytosine(32)-N(3))-methyltransferase (AdoMet-dependent tRNA methyltransferase and actin binding protein; C-terminal domain is responsible for 3-methylcytidine modification of residue 32 of the tRNA anticodon loop of tRNA-Thr and tRNA-Ser and contains an S-adenosylmethionine (AdoMet) binding motif; N-terminal actin binding sequence interacts with actin filaments and localizes to actin patches and cables; N- and C-terminal domains are encoded in separate ORFs that are translated into one protein via a +1 frameshift), translating into MGVADLIKKFESISKEEGDATVDTNSSSKPLKSNDETKELHQQESTAVPQEVDVNEEFENEPETINSSRTAEKPLETNLPKPETNEEDEEEGSMSENKIYSKGENADINVNDFQEYKEMENTGAEVLASSVEESDAIQEGVAEETEGIATPKQKENEKNDESEEESANNASEPAEEYSQSEEDADIEQSNGKETENAENASQQANDGSTSTTTSKNKKKKNKKKNKKKRNGNVNTNANVDDSTKTGENDDTTGDTTSSTTSAIQEVNDLEVVDDSCLGIDQQHNREHLKALTQDVKEETLENIAHEGRGDNTGDQNAVEKSDFEKSDTEGSRIGRDLPFEFGKRNLTEESDVWDHNAWDNVEWGEEQVQQAEEKIKEQFKHPVPEFDKKLYNENPARYWDIFYKNNKENFFKDRKWLQIEFPILYASTRKDAEPVTIFEIGCGAGNTFFPILKDNENENLRIIAADFAPRAVELVKNSEQFNPKYGHATVWDLANPDGNLPDGVEPHSVDIAVMIFVFSALAPNQWDQAMDNLHKILKPGGKIIFRDYGAYDLTQVRFKKNRILEENFYVRGDGTRVYFFSEEKLREIFTKKYFLENKIGTDRRLLVNRKRQLKMYRCWVQAVFDVPQ; encoded by the exons ATGGGTGTCGCAGATTTGATCAAGAAATTCGAAAGCATCTCAAAGGAAGAAGGCGATGCTACCGTTGATACAAACAGTTCATCAAAGCCTCTCAAATCAAACGATGAAACCAAAGAATTGCATCAACAAGAGTCTACTGCTGTTCCGCAAGAGGTTGACGTAAATGAAGAGTTTGAGAATGAACCAGAAACAATTAACAGTAGTAGAACTGCTGAGAAACCATTGGAAACAAACCTCCCAAAACCTGAAACTAAcgaagaagacgaagaagagGGCTCCATGAGCgagaataaaatatattctAAAGGTGAAAATGCTGACATCAACGTTAATgattttcaagaatataaagaaatggaaaatacTGGCGCTGAAGTTCTTGCAAGTAGTGTTGAAGAATCCGATGCTATTCAAGAAGGTGTGGCTGAGGAAACTGAAGGGATTGCTACTCctaaacaaaaagaaaacgaaaaaaatgatgaatcagaagaagaatctgCAAATAATGCATCTGAACCAGCCGAAGAATATTCTCAatctgaagaagatgcTGACATCGAGCAATCTAATGGcaaagaaactgaaaatgCCGAAAACGCTTCTCAACAAGCTAATGATGGCTCTACAAGTACCACGACTTCTAAgaataagaagaaaaaaaacaaaaaaaaaaacaagaagaagagaaatGGAAATGTTAACACCAACGCTAATGTCGACGACAGCACCAAAACCggtgaaaatgatgatacAACCGGCGACACCACGTCATCAACAACCTCCGCCATTCAAGAAGTGAATGATTTGGAAGTTGTTGATGACTCTTGTCTT GGCATTGATCAACAGCATAATAGGGAGCATTTGAAAGCGTTAACTCAGGACGTTAAAGAAGAGACGTTAGAGAATATTGCGCACGAGGGCAGAGGTGATAACACAGGCGATCAGAATGCAGTAGAAAAATCTGATTTCGAAAAATCAGATACAGAAGGTTCAAGAATAGGCCGCGACTTACCCTTTGAATTTGGAAAACGTAACTTGACCGAGGAATCTGACGTTTGGGATCATAACGCTTGGGATAATGTTGAGTGGGGTGAAGAACAAGTCCAGCAGGCGgaggaaaaaatcaaagagCAGTTTAAGCATCCTGTACCTGAGTTTGACAAAAAACTATACAATGAAAATCCGGCACGTTATTGGgacattttttataaaaacaacaaggaaaactttttcaaggaCAGAAAGTGGTTACAAATTGAATTTCCAATCTTATACGCATCTACCAGAAAAGACGCAGAACCCGTtacaatatttgaaattggcTGTGGGGCAGGTAACACTTTTTTCCCGATCTTGAAAGATAATGAGAACGAAAACTTGAGGATAATAGCCGCAGATTTTGCTCCAAGAGCCGTCGAATTAGTTAAAAATTCTGAACAGTTCAACCCCAAGTACGGCCACGCAACAGTATGGGATTTGGCCAATCCTGACGGTAATTTACCTGATGGCGTCGAACCTCATTCTGTGGATATTGCAGTAATGATCTTCGTTTTTAGTGCTTTAGCACCAAACCAATGGGATCAAGCCATGGATAACCTtcacaaaattttgaaaccaGGCGGTAAGATCATATTTCGTGATTACGGTGCATATGATTTAACTCAAGTTAGATTCAAAAAGAACAGAATCCTAGAAGAGAACTTCTACGTTAGAGGTGATGGTACAAgagtttattttttctctgaagaaaaactaaGAGAAATTTTCACGAAAAAGTActtcttggaaaataaaattggaACTGATAGAAGGTTGTTGGTTAACAGAAAAAGGCAACTAAAAATGTACCGCTGCTGGGTACAAGCTGTGTTTGACGTTCCTCAATAG
- the MET7 gene encoding tetrahydrofolate synthase (Folylpolyglutamate synthetase; catalyzes extension of the glutamate chains of the folate coenzymes, required for methionine synthesis and for maintenance of mitochondrial DNA; protein abundance increases in response to DNA replication stress) has protein sequence MHKGKKNYPNLITSFRMNLKKIILNHDRFSHPERWKTNALLRFTFVYIKFLFDLMIIKNPLRMVGKTYRDAVTALNSLQSNYANIMAIRQTGDRKNTMTLLEMHEWSRRIGYSASDFNKLNIVHITGTKGKGSTAAFTSSILGQYKEQLPRIGLYTSPHLKSVRERIRINGEPISEEKFAKYFFEVWDRLDSTTSSLDKFPHMIPGSKPGYFKFLTLLSFHTFIQEDCKSCVYEVGVGGELDSTNIIEKPIVCGVTLLGIDHTFMLGDTIEEIAWNKGGIFKSGAPAFTVEKQPPQGLTILKERAEERKTTLTEVPPFKQLENVKLGIAGEFQKSNASLAVMLASEILHTSNILEEKIKCSSNASIPEKFIIGLQNTKWEGRCQVLEKGKNVWYIDGAHTKDSMVAASTWFRDMVRLSKRKKILLFNQQSRDANALVNNLYSSVSPEITFDDVIFTTNVTWKSGSYSADLVSMNTSQEDVEKLKVQESLVKNWNKIDDNRAKTHVTASIEEANELIETLYDEPADIFVTGSLHLVGGLLVVFDRIDVK, from the coding sequence ATGcataaaggaaaaaaaaattacccTAATTTGATTACTTCGTTTCggatgaatttgaaaaaaatcatattGAACCATGACCGATTTAGCCATCCAGAAAGATGGAAAACAAACGCACTCTTAAGGTTCACCTTCGTGTATataaaatttctcttcGACTTGATGATAATCAAAAATCCATTAAGGATGGTTGGAAAAACTTATCGAGACGCTGTTACTGCGCTAAACTCTTTGCAGTCCAATTATGCCAACATCATGGCTATCCGTCAAACTGGTGATCGTAAAAACACTATGACATTATTGGAAATGCATGAATGGTCTCGAAGAATTGGTTACTCTGCATCggatttcaataaattaaatattGTTCATATCACTGGAACAAAAGGTAAAGGTTCTACTGCCGCATTTACTTCATCAATTCTAGGACAATATAAAGAACAATTACCACGTATCGGGCTATATACGTCTCCACATCTTAAGTCAGTGAGAGAAAGAATAAGAATAAATGGGGAGCCAatttctgaagaaaaatttgcgAAGTACTTCTTTGAGGTTTGGGACCGTCTAGATAGTACAACCTCTTCTTTGGATAAATTCCCGCACATGATCCCGGGAAGTAAGCCTGGCTATTTCAAGTTCCTCACATTGCTTTCATTTCACACTTTTATACAAGAGGACTGCAAAAGCTGTGTCTACGAAGTCGGCGTCGGAGGTGAATTGGATAGCACTAATATAATTGAAAAGCCAATTGTCTGCGGTGTTACACTATTAGGAATAGACCATACTTTCATGCTTGGTGATactattgaagaaattgctTGGAATAAGGGAggaattttcaaatctggAGCACCAGCATTCACCGTTGAGAAACAACCTCCTCAGGGATTAACAAtattgaaagaaagagCTGAGGAGCGCAAAACAACGCTAACAGAAGTACCCCCATTTAAACAGTTGGAAAATGTCAAGCTTGGAATTGCTGGCgagtttcaaaaaagtaaCGCCTCCCTTGCCGTTATGCTGGCTTCTGAGATCTTGCATACGTCCAATATATTGGAGGAGAAGATCAAATGCAGTTCGAATGCATCGATTCcagaaaaattcataatCGGTCTACAAAATACTAAGTGGGAAGGCAGATGTCAAGTACTagaaaagggaaaaaacGTTTGGTACATTGATGGTGCTCACACCAAAGATAGTATGGTAGCTGCATCAACATGGTTCAGAGATATGGTTCGATTGTcgaagagaaagaagatCTTGCTCTTCAACCAACAAAGCAGAGATGCCAACGCTCTTGTGAATAACCTGTACTCATCTGTTTCGCCAGAAATAACGTTCGATGATGTGATATTTACTACTAATGTCACTTGGAAATCAGGCTCATACAGCGCTGACCTCGTTTCCATGAACACTTCTCAAGAAGAtgtagaaaaattgaaagtcCAGGAGTCATTAGTCAAGAATTGGAACAAAATAGACGATAATCGTGCTAAAACGCATGTAACGGCTAGTATAGAGGAAGCAAATGAATTGATTGAAACGCTATACGATGAACCTGCTGATATATTTGTAACTGGTTCATTACATCTTGTTGGCGGATTATTGGTCGTTTTTGATAGAATAGATGTAAAGTAA
- the SSP2 gene encoding Ssp2p (Sporulation specific protein that localizes to the spore wall; required for sporulation at a point after meiosis II and during spore wall formation; expression controlled by a tightly regulated middle-meiotic promoter that is activated by Ndt80p; translation of SSP2 mRNA is delayed, such that the mRNA is present as nuclear divisions are taking place but is not engaged by ribosomes until relatively late in meiotic development) yields the protein MYKNYYSNTEVYKKHKDSGSLRKKALRSRRSSFFSFFNDSSSSNGNEFIGFRRFAKAYLFGREIGSCGTDSYTPVGANVNKRRLKKEDKNDQQLWKRQHHSQGCFFPIDDDSNKQTEAAVNKFYENGEYVNQDLIFKGKVYSEESEVVDEKTAGSQNPALLKTRSISLNDIPRGTGISSVLSQVRGGSLERIIVYRYDTPERSLHKVDLFFLNYEGAQSFMRYAKTNIFKVNGVQLKPEWIFLESTYENIMKEQSVNRIIEEEKFISRCLIVKKSSTTAMPNKSNLNKGQTLENIDIQELEKDFQNFGEVLEITPIVSRKLCVSIFFYDISSAMRAMEEYEQKGSYLYNKYFKTWTIWYGKDITDQPCIDL from the coding sequence ATGTACAAGAACTATTATTCAAACACAGAAGTTTATAAAAAGCATAAAGACTCTGGAAGTTTGAGGAAGAAAGCTTTGAGATCGAGAAgatcatcttttttttcatttttcaatgactCGTCTAGTTCGAATGGAAACGAATTCATAGGTTTTAGACGATTTGCAAAAGCATATCTGTTTGGTCGTGAGATAGGTTCATGTGGTACAGATTCATATACACCAGTTGGGGCAAATGTAAACAAAAGAcgtttaaaaaaagaagataaaaacGATCAACAGCTTTGGAAAAGGCAGCACCATTCACAGGgttgtttttttcccaTAGATGATGACAGTAATAAGCAAACAGAAGCAGCCGtcaacaaattttatgaGAATGGAGAATACGTTAATCAGGATTTAATTTTCAAGGGAAAAGTATATTCAGAAGAATCAGAGGTTGTTGATGAGAAAACGGCAGGTTCTCAGAATCCCGCTCTTCTCAAAACAAGATCAATTTCATTAAACGATATACCGCGCGGCACAGGCATCTCTAGTGTATTGTCTCAAGTACGCGGAGGTTCCTTAGAAAGAATTATTGTCTATAGGTACGATACTCCGGAACGTTCTTTGCATAAAgttgatcttttcttcttaaaTTACGAGGGAGCTCAATCTTTTATGAGATACgcaaaaacaaatatttttaaagttAATGGAGTTCAATTAAAACCAGAATGGATATTCCTCGAGAGCACATATGAAAACATAATGAAAGAGCAATCTGTCAACAGAATAatagaagaggaaaagttCATATCAAGATGTTTGATAGTGAAAAAAAGCTCGACAACAGCAATGCCTAACAAATCAAATCTGAATAAAGGGCAAACTTTAGAAAACATTGATATTcaagaattagaaaaagattttcaGAATTTTGGAGAGGTTCTAGAAATTACGCCTATTGtatcaagaaaattatgCGTATCTATATTCTTTTACGATATTTCCAGTGCTATGAGAGCTATGGAAGAATACGAACAAAAGGGCTCATATctatataataaatattttaaaacatGGACAATATGGTACGGGAAAGATATTACAGACCAGCCTTGCATTGACTTGTAG
- the PUS7 gene encoding pseudouridine synthase PUS7 (Pseudouridine synthase; catalyzes pseudouridylation at positions 35 and 56 in U2 snRNA, position 50 in 5S rRNA, position 13 in cytoplasmic tRNAs, and position 35 in pre-tRNA(Tyr); also pseudouridylates some mRNAs; relocates from nucleus to cytoplasm during heat shock and differentially modifies some mRNAs during heat shock; conserved in archaea, vertebrates, and some bacteria), with amino-acid sequence MSDSSEATVKRPLDAHVGPSENAAKKLKIEQRTQADGIHEADVGITLFLSPELPGFRGQIKQRYTDFLVNEIDQEGKVIHLTDKGFKMPKKPQRSKEEVNAEKESEAARRQEFNVDPELRNQLVEIFGEEDVLKIESVYRTANKMETAKNFEDKSVRTKIHQLLREAFKNELESVTTDTNTFKIARSNRNSRTNKQEKINQTRDANGVENWGYGPSKDFIHFTLHKENKDTMEAVNVITKLLRVPSRVIRYAGTKDRRAVTCQRVSISKIGLDRLNALNRTLKGMIIGNYNFSDASLNLGDLKGNEFVVVIRDVTTGNSEVSLEEIVSNGCKSLSENGFINYFGMQRFGTFSISTHTIGRELLLSNWKKAAELILSDQDNVLPKSKEARKIWAETKDAALALKQMPRQCLAENALLYSLSNQRKEEDGTYSENAYYTAIMKIPRNLRTMYVHAYQSYVWNSIASKRIELHGLKLVVGDLVIDTSEKSPLISGIDDEDFDEDVREAQFIRAKAVTQEDIDSVKYTMEDVVLPSPGFDVLYPSNEELKQLYVDILKADNMDPFNMRRKVRDFSLAGSYRTVIQKPKSLEYRIIHYDDPSQQLVNTDLDILNNTRAKESGQKYMKAKLDRYMPDKGGEKTAVVLKFQLGTSAYATMALRELMKLETSRRGDMCDVKENI; translated from the coding sequence ATGTCTGACTCCTCAGAAGCCACTGTAAAGAGACCCCTTGATGCTCACGTAGGACCTTCCGAAAATGCTgcaaagaagttgaaaattGAGCAACGTACTCAGGCAGATGGTATTCACGAAGCAGATGTCGGTATTACTTTGTTCTTATCTCCAGAATTGCCAGGATTTAGAGGCCAAATTAAGCAGCGTTATACTGACTTTTTGGTCAACGAAATAGATCAAGAAGGTAAGGTCATTCACTTAACTGATAAAGGATTTAAAATGCCAAAGAAACCACAACGCTCTAAAGAAGAGGTCAATGCAGAAAAGGAGTCTGAAGCAGCTAGAAGACAAGAATTCAACGTCGACCCCGAATTAAGAAATCAATTGGTGGAGATATTTGGTGAGGAAGATGTATTGAAAATAGAATCCGTTTATCGCACGGCTAATAAAATGGAAACggcaaaaaatttcgaaGATAAATCTGTTAGAACTAAAATTCACCAACTGTTACGTGAGGcatttaaaaatgaattaGAATCTGTGACTACTGATACTAACACTTTTAAGATTGCAAGATCAAATAGAAATTCAAGAACCAATaaacaagagaaaattAACCAAACCAGGGACGCTAACGGTGTAGAAAATTGGGGATATGGTCCCAGTAAAGATTTTATTCACTTCACTCtacataaagaaaataaggatACTATGGAAGCTGTCAATGTTATAACAAAGTTGTTAAGAGTTCCAAGCCGTGTAATTAGATATGCAGGTACTAAGGATCGTAGAGCAGTAACGTGCCAAAGGGTTTCGATTTCAAAGATTGGTTTGGATAGACTAAATGCTTTAAATAGGACTTTAAAAGGAATGATTATCGGAAATTACAATTTTTCGGATGCAAGTTTGAATCTGGGAGACTTGAAGGGAAATGAGTtcgttgttgttattagaGATGTTACCACCGGCAATAGTGAGGTATCACTGGAAGAAATTGTGTCTAACGGCTGTAAGTCTTTATCAGAAAATGGGTTTATCAATTATTTTGGTATGCAGAGATTCGGTACATTCAGTATTTCTACGCACACAATTGGTAGAGAATTGCTCCTTTCAAACTGGAAGAAGGCTGCTGAGTTGATTTTATCTGACCAGGATAACGTGCTTCCTAAATCTAAGGAAGCTAGGAAGATTTGGGCAGAAACTAAGGACGCGGCTTTAGCATTGAAGCAGATGCCAAGACAGTGTCTCGCAGAAAATGCGTTACTATATTCTTTATctaatcaaagaaaagaagaagatggaaCTTATTCTGAGAACGCTTATTATACTGCTATTATGAAAATTCCCAGAAATTTGAGAACTATGTATGTACATGCCTACCAAAGTTACGTCTGGAATTCTATTGCTAGTAAGCGGATAGAACTACATGGTTTGAAGTTAGTTGTAGGTGACCTTGTCATTGATACTAGTGAAAAGTCACCACTAATTTCTGGGATTGACGATGAAGactttgatgaagatgtCCGTGAAGCTCAGTTCATTCGTGCAAAAGCAGTAACTCAAGAGGATATCGACTCAGTTAAGTATACCATGGAAGATGTCGTGTTACCATCGCCGGGTTTTGATGTGCTTTATCCTTCCAACGAAGAATTGAAGCAACTGTATGTGGATATATTGAAAGCAGATAATATGGACCCATTTAAtatgagaagaaaagttcGCGATTTTTCATTGGCTGGCTCTTATAGAACTGTTATTCAAAAGCCAAAGAGTTTAGAGTATAGAATAATTCACTATGATGATCCTTCTCAACAATTGGTGAACACTGATTTGGACATCCTGAATAACACCAGAGCAAAAGAAAGCGGCCAGAAGTATATGAAAGCCAAGTTGGACAGATATATGCCAGATAAAGGCGGTGAGAAGACTGCGGTGGTgttaaaatttcaattaGGAACCTCCGCATATGCCACCATGGCATTACGTGAACTCATGAAGCTTGAGACTTCTCGCCGTGGCGACATGTGTGATGTTAAGGAGAATATCTAA
- the ESA1 gene encoding NuA4 histone acetyltransferase complex catalytic subunit ESA1 (Catalytic subunit of the histone acetyltransferase complex (NuA4); acetylates four conserved internal lysines of histone H4 N-terminal tail and can acetylate histone H2A; master regulator of cellular acetylation balance; required for cell cycle progression and transcriptional silencing at the rDNA locus and regulation of autophagy; human ortholog TIP60/KAT5 is implicated in cancer and other diseases, functionally complements lethality of the esa1 null mutation): protein MSHDGKEEPGIAKKINSVDDIIIKCQCWVQKNDEERLAEILSINTRKAPPKFYVHYVNYNKRLDEWITTDRINLDKEVLYPKLKATDEDNKKQKKKKATNTSETPQDSLQDGVDGFSRENTDVMDLDNLNVQGIKDENISHEDEIKKLRTSGSMTQNPHEVARVRNLNRIIMGKYEIEPWYFSPYPIELTDEDFIYIDDFTLQYFGSKKQYERYRKKCTLRHPPGNEIYRDDYVSFFEIDGRKQRTWCRNLCLLSKLFLDHKTLYYDVDPFLFYCMTRRDELGHHLVGYFSKEKESADGYNVACILTLPQYQRMGYGKLLIEFSYELSKKENKVGSPEKPLSDLGLLSYRAYWSDTLITLLVEHQKEITIDEISSMTSMTTTDILHTAKTLNILRYYKGQHIIFLNEDILDRYNRLKAKKRRTIDPNRLIWKPPVFTASQLRFAW, encoded by the coding sequence ATGTCCCATGACggaaaagaagaacctGGTATTGCCAAAAAGATAAACTCAGTAgatgatattattatcaaatgtcAATGCTGGgtccaaaaaaatgatgaagaacGATTAGCTGAAATTTTATCCATAAACACAAGAAAAGCACCACCAAAATTCTATGTTCACTATGTTAATTACAACAAGCGTTTAGATGAGTGGATTACCACTGACAGAATAAACCTGGATAAAGAAGTACTATATCCGAAACTAAAGGCTACtgatgaagataataagaaacaaaaaaagaagaaggcaACAAATACTAGTGAAACGCCACAAGACTCTCTGCAAGATGGTGTAGATGGTTTCTCAAGAGAAAATACGGATGTTATGGACTTAGATAATCTAAATGTACAGGGAATAAAAGATGAGAACATATCACACGAGGATGAGATAAAAAAGCTTAGAACCTCCGGCTCTATGACACAAAATCCACATGAGGTGGCTCGAGTTAGAAATCTCAATCGAATCATTATGGGGAAATATGAAATAGAACCATGGTACTTTTCTCCATATCCTATTGAATTAACTGATGAagattttatatatatcGACGATTTCACGTTGCAGTATTTTGGATCtaagaaacaatacgaACGCTACAGGAAGAAATGTACATTAAGACATCCGCCAGGAAATGAAATCTACAGAGACGATTATGTTTCATTCTTTGAAATCGATGGTAGAAAGCAAAGGACTTGGTGTCGAAACTTGTGTTTACTTTCCAAACTTTTCCTAGATCACAAAACATTATACTATGACGTTGATccgtttttgttttattgcATGACGAGACGAGATGAGTTGGGTCACCATCTGGTGGGATATTTTTccaaggaaaaagaatccGCGGATGGTTACAATGTTGCATGTATCTTAACACTACCACAATACCAAAGGATGGGATATGGTAAGTTATTGATTGAATTTTCGTATGAATTGtcgaaaaaggaaaacaaagtTGGTTCTCCCGAGAAACCTTTGTCTGATTTGGGTCTCTTATCCTATAGAGCCTATTGGTCGGACACTCTCATAACGCTATTAGTGGAACACCAGAAGGAAATTACTATAGACGAAATAAGCTCCATGACTTCGATGACCACTACAGATATATTACACACAGCAAAGACACTGAATATCCTGCGATATTACAAGGGTCAgcatattattttcctgaatgaagatattttagATAGGTACAATCGACTTAAAGCCAAAAAGAGAAGGACAATAGACCCTAATAGACTCATATGGAAACCACCGGTATTTACTGCCTCTCAGTTACGCTTTGCCTGGTAA
- the DGA1 gene encoding diacylglycerol O-acyltransferase (Diacylglycerol acyltransferase; catalyzes the terminal step of triacylglycerol (TAG) formation, acylates diacylglycerol using acyl-CoA as an acyl donor; Lro1p and Dga1p can O-acylate ceramides; localized to lipid particles), with protein MSGTFNDIRRRKKEEGSPTAGITERHENKSLSSIDKREQTLKPQLESCCPLATPFERRLQTLAVAWHTSSFVLFSIFTLFAISTPALWVLAIPYMIYFFFDRSPATGEVVNRYSLRFRSLPIWKWYCDYFPISLIKTVNLKPTFTLSKNKRVNEKNYKIRLWPTKYSINLKSNSTIDYRNQECTGPTYLFGYHPHGIGALGAFGAFATEGCNYSKIFPGIPISLMTLVTQFHIPLYRDYLLALGISSVSRKNALRTLSKNQSICIVVGGARESLLSSTNGTQLILNKRKGFIKLAIQTGNINLVPVFAFGEVDCYNVLSTKKDSVLGKMQLWFKENFGFTIPIFYARGLFNYDFGLLPFRAPINVVVGRPIYVEKKITNPPDDVVNHFHDLYIAELKRLYYENREKYGVPDAELKIVG; from the coding sequence ATGTCAGGAACATTCAATGATAtaagaagaaggaagaaggaagaaggaAGCCCTACAGCCGGTATTACCGAAAGGCATGAGAATAAGTCTTTGTCAAGCATCGATAAAAGAGAACAGACTCTCAAACCACAACTAGAGTCATGCTGTCCATTGGCGACCCCTTTTGAAAGAAGGTTACAAACTCTGGCTGTAGCATGGCAcacttcttcatttgtaCTCTTCTCCATATTTACGTTATTTGCAATCTCGACACCAGCACTGTGGGTTCTTGCTATTCCATAtatgatttatttttttttcgataGGTCTCCTGCAACTGGCGAAGTGGTAAATCGATACTCTCTTCGATTTCGTTCATTGCCCATTTGGAAGTGGTATTGTGATTATTTCCCTATAAGTTTGATTAAAACTGTCAATTTAAAACCAACTTTTAcgctttcaaaaaataagagagttaacgaaaaaaattacaagatTAGATTGTGGCCAACTAAGTATTCCATTAATCTCAAAAGCAACTCTACTATTGACTATCGCAACCAGGAATGTACAGGGCCAACGTACTTATTTGGTTACCATCCACACGGCATAGGAGCACTTGGTGCGTTTGGAGCGTTTGCAACAGAAGGTTGTAACTATTCCAAGATTTTCCCAGGTATTCCTATTTCTCTGATGACACTGGTCACACAATTTCATATCCCATTGTATAGAGACTACTTATTGGCGTTAGGTATTTCTTCAGTATCTCGGAAAAACGCTTTAAGGACTCTAAGCAAAAATCAGTCGATCTGCATTGTTGTTGGTGGCGCTAGGGAATCTTTATTAAGTTCAACAAATGGTACACAACTGATtttaaacaaaagaaagggTTTTATTAAACTGGCCATTCAAACGGGGAATATTAACCTAGTGCCTGTGTTTGCATTTGGAGAGGTGGACTGTTATAATGTTCTGAGcacaaaaaaagattcaGTCCTGGGTAAAATGCAACTATGgttcaaagaaaactttgGTTTTACCATTCCCATTTTCTACGCAAGAGGATTATTCAATTACGATTTCGGTTTGTTGCCATTTAGAGCGCCTATCAATGTTGTTGTTGGAAGGCCTATATAcgttgaaaagaaaataacaaatCCGCCAGATGATGTTGTTAATCATTTCCATGATTTGTATATTGCGGAGTTGAAAAGACTATATTACGAAAATAGAGAAAAATATGGGGTACCGGATGCAGAATTGAAGATAGTTGGGTAA